In Streptomyces sp. NBC_01717, one DNA window encodes the following:
- a CDS encoding DUF2871 domain-containing protein, whose product MTIRASLHAAHVYMILGVVSGLYYRELTKHNGFDGETQLSVVHTHLLALGMLAFLIVLALDKLFTLSGGRHFTYFFVFYNAGIAITVGSMIFRGTQTVLGHPVPEAVSWIAGLGHTVLTVGLILLFTLLGKRVTNRRNTSEAAPGHDLQADLEKGNAL is encoded by the coding sequence ATGACCATCCGGGCATCGCTGCACGCGGCCCATGTCTACATGATCCTGGGCGTCGTTTCCGGGCTCTACTACCGTGAACTCACCAAACACAACGGGTTCGACGGGGAGACCCAACTATCGGTAGTCCACACCCATTTGCTGGCCCTCGGTATGTTGGCCTTCCTCATCGTCCTCGCGCTCGACAAGCTGTTCACCCTGTCCGGCGGCCGGCACTTCACCTATTTTTTCGTCTTCTACAACGCCGGCATCGCCATCACCGTGGGCTCCATGATCTTCCGCGGTACGCAGACCGTCCTCGGCCACCCCGTCCCCGAGGCGGTCTCTTGGATCGCTGGCCTTGGCCATACGGTCCTCACCGTCGGCCTGATCCTCCTCTTCACCCTGCTCGGCAAGCGCGTCACCAATAGGCGCAACACCTCAGAGGCTGCTCCGGGCCATGACCTGCAGGCCGACCTGGAGAAGGGCAACGCGCTGTAG
- a CDS encoding AraC family transcriptional regulator produces MLERLNQAMEHIECHLDQRIEVSDLARIAATSEYHFRRLFSALAGIPLSEYIRRRRLTVAGAEVLAGERTLLEVAVRYGYTSGEAFARAFRAMHGVGPGEVRRVGASLQSQPRMSFRLIVEGSSSMRYKVVEKEEFRVVGRKARVPLVHEGVNPAIAAFIRAIDQETLQRIKSLSDQEPKGIVSVSDNLDDSRAEGTELDYYHGVVTLAAVPEGMDALTVPAGTWAVFESSGPFPQALQYLWRDVFTQWFPSNPYRSRPGPEILRTRLSQDASQADAELWIPVERTAV; encoded by the coding sequence GTGCTGGAGCGGCTGAACCAGGCCATGGAGCACATCGAGTGTCACCTCGATCAGCGGATCGAGGTGTCCGACCTGGCGCGGATCGCGGCGACGTCGGAGTACCACTTCCGGCGGCTGTTCTCCGCGCTGGCGGGGATTCCACTGTCGGAGTACATCCGGCGCAGGCGGCTTACGGTCGCGGGTGCCGAGGTGCTGGCCGGGGAGCGGACGCTGCTGGAGGTCGCGGTGCGGTACGGCTACACCTCGGGGGAGGCGTTCGCGCGTGCTTTCCGCGCGATGCACGGCGTAGGTCCCGGCGAGGTCAGGCGGGTCGGTGCGAGTCTGCAGTCCCAGCCACGGATGTCCTTCCGCCTCATCGTCGAAGGGAGCAGCAGCATGCGGTACAAGGTCGTGGAGAAGGAGGAATTCCGTGTGGTCGGCAGAAAGGCGCGCGTCCCTCTCGTGCACGAGGGGGTGAACCCGGCCATCGCCGCCTTCATCCGGGCCATCGACCAGGAGACGCTGCAGCGCATCAAGAGCCTGTCCGATCAGGAGCCGAAGGGGATCGTCTCGGTGAGCGACAATCTGGACGACAGCCGCGCCGAGGGGACCGAGCTCGACTACTACCACGGCGTGGTGACCCTCGCCGCCGTGCCCGAGGGCATGGACGCGCTCACCGTCCCGGCCGGGACGTGGGCCGTCTTCGAGAGCTCCGGGCCGTTTCCGCAGGCGCTCCAGTACCTGTGGAGGGACGTGTTCACGCAGTGGTTCCCGTCCAATCCGTACCGGAGCCGGCCGGGGCCCGAGATCCTGCGTACCCGGCTGTCGCAGGACGCGTCACAGGCGGACGCGGAGCTGTGGATCCCCGTGGAGCGGACGGCGGTCTGA
- a CDS encoding putative immunity protein gives MPHTSENYVPQPAERVLPLFKRVHPEDEQRRTAIKACRERLATGFFRMADIRGAAHAGVGFARSGVLSYPTGPGTECRVRQGDSFLT, from the coding sequence ATGCCTCACACTTCGGAGAATTACGTCCCTCAGCCCGCTGAGCGTGTACTGCCGCTGTTCAAGCGAGTGCACCCGGAGGACGAACAACGACGAACGGCAATCAAAGCTTGCCGGGAACGGCTCGCAACGGGCTTCTTCCGTATGGCTGATATCCGAGGAGCCGCGCACGCAGGTGTGGGGTTCGCGCGGTCAGGGGTCCTGTCGTACCCGACCGGACCGGGCACAGAATGTCGGGTCAGGCAGGGTGATTCCTTCCTAACGTGA
- a CDS encoding lamin tail domain-containing protein: MSASRTVRRLVATGLAAGSLVAVVAMPASADNGHNRDRHHQTYSRVVLGSIQYNSPGRDDHSNRSLNGEWVEVTNTGYRPVNLDGWTLSNRDGNRYRFDDLRLGARATVRIHTGRGHDTRANVYQDRRTDYIWSNYSDKATLRDNHGRTVDTKSWGRDRDHRTNDRGHRR, encoded by the coding sequence GTGTCTGCTTCTCGTACTGTCCGTCGTCTCGTCGCTACCGGTCTGGCGGCCGGTTCCCTTGTCGCCGTCGTGGCGATGCCGGCATCCGCCGACAACGGCCACAACCGTGACCGTCACCACCAGACGTACTCCCGTGTGGTGCTCGGCAGCATCCAGTACAACAGCCCGGGCCGTGACGACCACTCCAACCGTTCACTGAACGGGGAATGGGTCGAGGTCACCAACACCGGCTACCGGCCGGTGAACCTGGACGGATGGACACTCTCGAACCGGGACGGCAACCGTTACCGCTTCGACGACCTCCGCCTGGGCGCCCGGGCCACCGTCCGCATCCACACCGGACGCGGCCACGACACCCGCGCCAACGTCTACCAGGACCGCCGCACCGACTACATCTGGAGCAACTACTCCGACAAGGCCACCCTGCGCGACAACCACGGCCGGACCGTCGACACCAAGTCCTGGGGCCGCGACCGCGACCACCGCACCAACGACCGCGGACACCGCCGCTGA
- a CDS encoding VOC family protein, which translates to MDITIHTSFLPHDDPDASLAFYRDTLGFEVRSDFGQGKMRWITVGPVGQPDTSILLAPPAADPGVTEDERRTIAEMMAKGTYGWILLATRDLDGTFEKVQAGDAEVVQEPTEQPYGIRDCAFRDPAGNLVRIQELR; encoded by the coding sequence ATGGACATCACCATTCACACAAGCTTCCTCCCGCATGACGACCCGGACGCGTCCCTGGCCTTCTACCGCGACACCCTCGGCTTCGAGGTCCGCAGCGACTTCGGGCAGGGCAAGATGCGCTGGATCACGGTCGGCCCCGTCGGCCAGCCCGACACATCCATCCTTCTGGCGCCGCCGGCTGCCGACCCTGGGGTCACCGAGGACGAGCGCCGCACCATCGCCGAGATGATGGCCAAGGGCACCTACGGCTGGATCCTGCTTGCCACCCGGGACCTCGACGGCACTTTCGAGAAGGTGCAGGCCGGCGACGCCGAGGTCGTGCAGGAGCCGACCGAGCAGCCGTACGGCATCCGCGACTGTGCCTTCCGTGATCCCGCGGGAAACCTGGTCCGCATCCAGGAGCTTCGCTGA
- a CDS encoding helix-turn-helix transcriptional regulator: MCHPSWGRARTAAHRLSDLARLRRVRDRIDREYAQPLNVEALARGVNMSAGHLSRHFKLAYGESPYTYLMTRRIERATALLRRGDLSVTEVCFAVGCSSLGTFSTRFTELVGMPPSAYRRRATGAVAGMPPCVAKQVTRPVRNQEAPAVEPQLA, from the coding sequence ATGTGTCACCCCTCGTGGGGGCGCGCACGCACCGCGGCGCATCGCCTGAGCGACCTCGCGCGACTGCGCCGCGTCCGCGACCGGATCGACCGCGAGTACGCGCAGCCGCTGAACGTCGAGGCGCTCGCCCGCGGCGTGAACATGTCGGCCGGGCACCTCAGCCGCCACTTCAAGCTGGCGTACGGCGAGTCTCCGTACACGTACCTGATGACGCGTCGCATCGAGCGTGCGACGGCGCTACTGCGTCGTGGCGACCTCAGCGTCACCGAGGTCTGCTTCGCGGTCGGCTGCTCATCGCTGGGCACGTTCAGCACCCGCTTCACCGAGCTGGTCGGCATGCCGCCCAGCGCCTACCGACGCCGCGCAACGGGCGCTGTGGCGGGGATGCCGCCGTGTGTTGCAAAACAGGTGACAAGACCGGTCAGGAATCAAGAAGCGCCGGCCGTCGAGCCGCAACTAGCGTGA
- a CDS encoding glyoxalase — translation MASIASVTLDVADPSAADRFYTTAFGLDTQIRLRASEAPTTGFRGFTLALTVSQPATVNNLIDAALDAGATPLKPAAKSFWGYGGVVRAPDGTIWKVATSAKKDTGPDTRRIDEIVLLLGVEDVVASKRFYVERGLAVAKSFSRMYVEFAAGPSPVKLALYRRRALAKDVGVAPEGTGSHRLMIGGDAGPFTDPDGFAWEAASLTPTT, via the coding sequence ATGGCATCCATCGCATCCGTAACCCTCGACGTGGCCGACCCCTCGGCCGCCGATCGCTTCTACACCACAGCCTTCGGCTTGGACACGCAGATTCGTCTGCGCGCCTCGGAGGCACCCACAACCGGCTTCCGCGGGTTCACGCTGGCGCTCACGGTGTCCCAGCCGGCCACCGTGAACAACCTCATCGACGCCGCCCTCGACGCCGGCGCGACGCCGCTGAAGCCTGCCGCGAAGTCGTTCTGGGGCTACGGCGGTGTCGTACGAGCCCCGGACGGGACGATCTGGAAGGTCGCCACCTCGGCGAAGAAGGACACCGGTCCGGACACCCGGCGGATCGACGAGATCGTGCTCCTGCTGGGAGTCGAGGACGTGGTCGCGAGCAAGCGGTTCTACGTCGAGCGCGGCCTTGCCGTGGCGAAGAGCTTCAGCCGCATGTACGTCGAGTTCGCTGCTGGGCCGAGTCCCGTCAAGCTGGCCCTGTACAGGCGTCGTGCCCTGGCCAAGGACGTCGGCGTCGCTCCCGAAGGCACCGGATCGCACCGGCTCATGATCGGCGGCGACGCCGGGCCCTTCACCGACCCGGACGGGTTCGCGTGGGAGGCCGCATCGCTGACACCTACGACCTGA
- a CDS encoding pyridoxamine 5'-phosphate oxidase family protein yields the protein MTGAPPRGLEERLRDTRAKLESDVDVWVATSSSPGGVHLIPLSYLWDGTTFLISTPRASVTGRNLLAEGRVRLSLGPTRDVVVVDGIAERVDIADLGPETGDAFATKTGFDPRELDEPYQYFLIRPRRLQAWREANELLGRDLMRDGRWLD from the coding sequence ATGACGGGCGCGCCGCCACGTGGGCTTGAGGAGAGGCTGCGGGACACCCGCGCGAAACTGGAGAGCGACGTCGATGTCTGGGTCGCGACGTCGAGCTCCCCGGGCGGCGTCCACCTCATCCCGCTCTCGTACCTCTGGGACGGGACCACGTTCCTCATCTCGACGCCGCGCGCCTCGGTCACCGGCCGCAATCTGCTGGCGGAAGGCCGGGTGCGACTCAGCCTCGGGCCGACACGTGACGTCGTCGTCGTGGACGGCATCGCCGAGCGGGTGGACATCGCCGACCTCGGTCCGGAGACGGGCGACGCCTTCGCGACCAAGACCGGTTTCGATCCGCGCGAGCTCGACGAGCCCTACCAGTACTTCCTGATCCGGCCGCGGCGCCTCCAGGCCTGGCGGGAGGCGAACGAGCTGCTGGGACGCGACCTCATGCGCGACGGCCGTTGGCTCGACTGA